The genomic segment CTGGCCATGCAATGGGTTCGTTCTGTGTCTGGTATGTCATGGTAACCGCTGCCCTGAGCCACACTGTCTGTGGGATGGATAAGTTCTCTATCACTCTGCACAGGTCAGCCTTGCTGCAGTTTCTGTAACACTGGAATACAACAGTTTTTAATACAGAAAGTCTCgtctaaaaattaattttagtgcaGTTTTAGTCAATGAATAAAATGTGCTTATTCTATTCTTTCATagacaaaataacaaaatgaatagaaaactaatattttcctttaagatAATAGCCTAATTAGCTCATAGCTATTTCCGCTTTTCAAGTTGGAAATGTTTAACTGATGAAAGACTTACTAAATGTGCCTCTGGGTTTCCAAAATGCAATAATTATCTTGATAACTCATAAATACGTCATCTAAAATTATACAGCGTGAGGAAACATTTTTGCATGCACATTCCCTTGCTTTAAAATTAACAGGAAGTTTTGAGAATCATCATTCTCCTTGACTGCATCAGTTTATTTAGTAAAATTATGCTTCCTTCTTTGAATAGCCAATGCTTTTGATTTCAGTAACATATATTCCAGCTTTAAAGAGTACacaaactttttaattaaaaacattctAGAAGCAAACTTAAATTTGAATGTTAGTAGATTTAATGTTAGTAGGTTTCTTAATGTTTAGAAAGGTCTAGAACTTGAAGGTTACTCACAGTTGTTTAGAAATTGGgttgtttccttctcttctttcctgaaATACTTTGTCATTAAAACAATCGTGAGTACCAATTTAGCCATAAATTAGGCAACTTGAAATTAGATTTGCAAGTTAAccttaaaaaaatactataacATATACCATGattaaaaagttttctaaaataaaaaaatttcaagatCTATCACATATTCCACTTTTTAGATTAGTATTGgataatataaaaaacaaacaactaaagGAATTTTGGTATCTTAAAAGTTTATTCTAATGAGACTGGGACCTGTATGCCTTAATGTATTTATTACCCAACCCAAAACAACAATAGTAAAAAGGTGTTATAATGTAAAAAAGTTAGCATTTTCTATTCACAGACAGTTTTCAAAGTAGGAATCTAGGTCAGTTTCACCTTTTATCTATACTGTATTCCTGCCTCCAATGACCAAACCtgaaaaaatatgtttcttctaagaaaaaaattctcataactcctttttaatttttataactgcagtattttcttcatctataaaattttaCTGAGAGTGTGCTTCTTACTTTTACATTACcaaattcttatttattcttcttcCACACTGATATCCTGCTTACTTCTTTCAAAGCCTCATTTCTCTGTGTTCCTTAGCATTTATATAACCACATTTCAGTCTGATTATCAGGAACAAACCATTCAAGGATTCCTGGAACTCAATgctgctaacacttttttttttcaatgacatGCATTGCttggattttaatattttttatgttttttgtgcATTGCTGTTTCTAATCCAAAGTATATAACCTATAGGTCAATTCCCCTGTTCTCTATtttctgtgtctcaaaaacaaaacaaaacaaaacaaaacaaaaaaacaaaaaacaagaaacaaggaGTTTTGAAAATCTGCGAAATTAAACCTCATGAAAATTAGCCTCAGATGGAATGCTCATGTGCTTTTCATCTGGATGGTAGCTGCTTTTCTACTGAGTTTTCCTCAAGCAAAGAAAGGTTGAGAGAGAAGGCACATAGGGCAGGGCATGAAAATATATATGGTTCATCCTTGATCAATCTGGATATTAGTAATTCCCCCAAACTTGAATTTCCCCTATTCCATTAAAACAATTATTCTTATTTCATAGAGGTCAAATTGACttcctttttaacatttattaaatctcAGCATATAGCACTGGTTAAATTTAATGCATTGAGAAATGTAGAAATCTCTGTTAAAACTTTTCACATCCTATGGAGTATGTGGAAACAacgttttgaaaaaaaatattctcaaatcaTGATGCTATGTCACAGTTAGAAGATTCTTCTGAGAAGGATCATCTGATGTCATCCCCTCTAATTTTAGGAGTGATacagtttctttgctttttacaCTTGTATCTATTCTTCCATCGCAGACTGACCTGGTCATTTCTTTGGAGTGTTTTTTGGTTGATTCAAATCAGTGTCTGCATCTCCAGAGTATTCATAGCAACACATTTTCCTCATCAAGTTATTCCTGGAGTAATTGGTGGTAAATATGATCACTTACCCTTAGTTGTGTCCTTGAAAGCTTTAGCTTCATTGTTTAAGGGTATCAGATTCTCCCCGGTAATCAACTTTCCAATTTCAGAGGTTATTCTGTGAAGTCACTGATACTAAATGCTACCCTGGGAGCTGATGTGGTGCAACACACCTCTCATAGCCTCCATGTACAAAGTGGCACGGTCTCAGTGGCATAAATTCACAAATTGCTTCATGAGATGGGCTTTTCTGAAGTGAAATTAGAGCTAAGTCTAACTCCCAAACCATCACTTCAGACAGTGTGCTTGAGTCTTGCGTCGGGGAACTTAATGACTCTGAGACCTGCACACTGTGCTATTCTCTCTGAAACACGTGAAGTGACTATTACATGATTACGGATTTCATTTAGTAGCTGCTTTGTATTCCTGAAGCAGTGTTCACCACGACTCAGTTTCCACTGTTCAGCACCATGTTACCTTTCAAAGGCTAATTGGCTATGGCAATTGAAATGTTAATTGCAAGTACCTAGATCAGTGCTGTCTAAAAAGTGGGTTGTCAGTCAGTGCCACCAACTCCAGAACGATCCTTCTGGACTAGTATGAATAATGAAAACACCGTGGGCAAACCTGCATTTTTAGTTACTGCCTAAAAAAGGCTTTAGAAAATGGATAGAACCTCTGTGTCTAAAGCCCCTTGTCATTGAAAACGTGGCAAATTCTTTAATGCAGAGAGGAATGATCCTTGAGGGGCTCAAGGGCACACAGTCATCGTCAGTGTCTCTTTCCAATCCTCAGGCATGCTGGTGGCAGAGGCCTTTGAACACACTCCAGGCATCCAAACGGCCAGCCTGGGCACATACCTAAAGACcaatctcttcctcttcctgtttGCACTTGGTTTTTACCTGCTTCTTAGACTGCTCAACATTGACCTACTGTGGTCCGTGCCCATAGCCAAAAAGTGGTGTGCCAACCCCGACTGGATCCACATTGACACCACGCCTTTTGCTGGACTCGTGAGAAACCTCGGGGTCCTCTTCGGCTTGGGCTTTGCAGTCAACTCGGAGATGTTCCTCCTGAGCTGCCGAGGTGGATATAGCTACACACTGAGCTTCCGGTTGCTCTGTGCCTTGACCTCATTGACCACATTGCACCTCTACCATTTCCACCAGATCCCGACTCAGGAAGAGCATTTATTTTATGTGCTGTCTTTTTGTAAAAGTGCATCCATTCCCCTAACTTTGGTTACTTTCATTCCCTACTATGTTCATATGTTAATGAAACAAAACGGAAAGAAGATTCAGTAGAGTGGTGCCTAGAGTTAGTGCTCAGTGTCACAGATCACCCTTCTCCATCCACCAGTAGAGCTACAGAGTAGGCACAGACCAGAAGCTTGTAGTCCGACGTCACAGAATAGCAGCAGAGGCCCCATTCCCCATAGAGATGTTTAGTTTGGCCTTTgcactggtctttttttttttttttttttttttttagttcttcagttaccaatatttaaaaacaagaatatttGACATAAAAATCAGAAGTTGTgtagttttttgaaaaatctgaTAGTATGACAACACAGAGCCTGCATTCCCAGCTGGAGACAACTGACCAAAGCTGCATACTAACAGTCCCCAGTAGGAGGCAAGGACTCTCCATTTTCTCACAGTCTTCAGCATCCCAGCAGGAACCCCAGTATGATTCCTTTATCTTCTTAAGGCCAGGCTGCATCTGATTCCTGTTGGCATTTTAGTGGGGAACACAGCCATATCCAATCTCAGTTTTCAGTTGAGGAAGTGGAAGCCTACTTAGGTAAAAGAACTTGCTGGAGTCACGTCACCTTCGGAGCAGGAATTAGAACCCAAGGCTTCTGACACATATCCCTATTGCactgtgtgtttgagtgtgtgcacatgcacatgctttttttgttgttgttgtttttcctttgtagagccagggacttgctctgttgcccaggctggagtgcagtggtggataatggttcactgcagcctcacattcctagctcaagtgatcctccctcctcagcctcccaattagctaagactacaggtgtgcaccaccatgcctggctaatttttgagtatttttttgaGAACCAGCGTCTAAATATTTGCCCAGCATCCAaatatttgcccaggctggtcttgaactcctggcctcaagtgatctacccatctcagcctcccacaatgctgggattgcaggcttgagccattgtATTAGTAGTTGGCCTAcactgtcttttgtttctttatttacaaaaggtaaaaatcagtaagaatgaATGCTTTCATTTAGATTCTATGATGACTGCCATGTAAATCAGCTACCTTTTCAGAAATGACATTGAAAGACTGCATCCTCTTTGACTTATACCCCACACAGACATGCAGGGTCTAGGTGGGGCCAACGATGGCtgcagatatatatacacatgggTCCAGGGGTGATAGAACAGGCCCGGCTACTGTATGGATTTGAACCTCTACTTCACTTCTGGTCTCTGTTTTATAGTAGTGCTCACCAATACTTCAATAAATTCTGCTGAACTTACTCTAATAGAACATTATGCAACCCCCAAAGACTTAACTCTTCACTATGACATCTCCATACTTTATTTTTAGGAGCCAGTCTTTCAAAACCGGAGAAATTAGGTGCCTTCCTCAAAGTCGTGCTCCAACCCAGGCCAACTATTAAATGCTTGCATCTGTTAACTGGATTAGTCTGTATGTATCCTGAACTGTGATGAAAATCTATagctttcttttagaaaattgtTATTGATGgactattaatattatattaacaATTTCTCAGTAAGGGTGTTTTTTCCTCATTGAATCTAGGAATGCTGGACTTTAAGTTGATAATTGTGTCATTTCAATCAAGTACAAGGATTTTGAGGCAGATTTTACTAGATATCTTAGTAATCCCCCACAATGTTTTATGTAACTCTTCTCAGAATATcagtatattaattattttagatgGCATATTAAATATTCtatgaatattaatgaaaataagaCAGTTGAAGTGACTGTTGCTTAACAAGATAGTAGCTGAGTATAACAAACCTCAAAAAATCAAAGTATTAATTACCCCTTTCGAAGTATATGTATAGAGTATATGTCATTGCTTTTACAAAACACATTTAATAGCTTTCTTTATAAAAGGCAACTGAACTTTCTAAAAGGTAACTGAACTGAACTTGATATTAGTGGTTCAGTGATTCCAAAGCAAAAAGCTAAGGGATTAAGAAAGAATAGCTTAAGAATGAAATTTGTCTCATGTTGCTGGGACACTTGGGATGAAAGAAGTAGAGAAGAATGATTCTTCAGGTGATGACCCTTGTTCATTGGTTCAGTCCCACCCTATGCCCCACCATGTTGTGCCTTTAGATGCCTTCACGTTTCATGATGCATTTGTGTCATTACATCTTCCACACGTCAGAGATCTCATTCCTGTTTAAAAGCCctttgtcggccgggcgcggtggctcaagcctgtaatcccagcactttgggaggccgagacgggcggatcacgaggtcaggagatcgagaccatcctggttaacacggtgaaaccccgtctctactaaaaaatacaaaaaattagccgggcgcggtggtgggcgcctgtagtcccagctactcgggaggctgaggcaggagaatggcgtgaacccgggaggcggagcttgcagtgagctgagatccggccactgcactccagcccgggcgacagagcgagactctgtctcaaaaaaaaaaaacaaaaaaaaacaaaaaacaaacaaacaaaaaaagccctttgtcaaatttcacataaaataatgTTAGTCTTGAAGGATTCTGGTACATCCCCTCCATCCTAGTACAATCTCAGCCTGCTTTCACCAAGGCCTGGGGAAACTGTGGCATTCATAGCCTGGGAATTCTGCTGCAATGATTGACTCTACCATAAATCCCTTCTGCATTTCCATGGAGAAGCTATCTTCAGCCACCCCACGGCACTGTCCGTTGGGCAACACATTACCCTCAGAGGGGGACTGGGATGAGGTGTGGGCTTGTTTTCTATAATTAATCCCCAAGAACTCTCCCCCTAACTTCCATAAAGCCCCAGAGTCCCCATGTGAGTAGATTTCCCTCTTTATTCTAGTTGAAGTCTCC from the Macaca nemestrina isolate mMacNem1 chromosome 11, mMacNem.hap1, whole genome shotgun sequence genome contains:
- the LOC105483371 gene encoding glucose-6-phosphatase 2, with translation MAQHATKARYKNGGNQSTSAPSALCLELPLFQDGFPHRNGVLIIQHLQKDYRAYYNFLNFMSNIGDPQNIFFIYFPLWFQLNQTVGTKMIWVAVIGDWFNLIFKWILFGHRPYWWVQETQIYPNHSSPCLEQFPTTCETGPGSPSGHAMGSFCVWYVMVTAALSHTVCGMDKFSITLHRLTWSFLWSVFWLIQISVCISRVFIATHFPHQVIPGVIGGMLVAEAFEHTPGIQTASLGTYLKTNLFLFLFALGFYLLLRLLNIDLLWSVPIAKKWCANPDWIHIDTTPFAGLVRNLGVLFGLGFAVNSEMFLLSCRGGYSYTLSFRLLCALTSLTTLHLYHFHQIPTQEEHLFYVLSFCKSASIPLTLVTFIPYYVHMLMKQNGKKIQ